The region CCTCGCCAGTCTCCACAGCGGTGTCATCCAGTTATGGGATTACCGCATGGGAACCCTCATCGACAAATTCGACGAACACGATGGTCCCGTTCGCGGTGTTCATTTTCACAATTCTCAACCATTATTCGTCTCCGGAGGTATCATTATTCAGTTATATTACTCAAAAATTCATAGATCTATACATTATATTAGATTAGATTGTTATTAATTAAATCTGAGATTTATAATCGCAGGTGATGATTACAAGATCAAGGTTTGGAACTACAAACTGCATAGATGTTTGTTCACTCTTTTAGGTCATTTAGATTACATCCGCACCGTTCAATTTCATCATGAGAGTCCTTGGATTGTCAGTGCTAGTGATGATCAAACCATTCGCATCTGGAACTGGCAGTCACGGACCTGCATTTCTGTTTTGACTGGTCATAATCATTATGTTATGTGTGCGCTTTTCCATCCTAAGGACGATCTCGTTGTGTCCGCGTCGTTGGATCAGACTGTTCGCGTTTGGGATATCGGGTCTCTTAAGAGGAAGAATGCATCTCCTGCTGATGATATACTTAGGTTGAGTCAGATGAATACTGATCTTTTTGGTGGGGTTGATGCTGTTGTTAAGTATGTGTTGGAAGGTCATGACCGTGGTGTTAACTGGGCTTCTTTTCATCCAACACTGCCTCTTATTGTCTCTGCTGCGGATGATAGACAGGTTAAGATTTGGAGGATGAACGGTAAATATCAAAACATTTCTTCAGTTATCGATTAATTGGGACATGGCATTGTTTACATTTCTTGTTTTAGATGttatgtttatttcattttttataGTATTGATGTGGTTATGATTATAATATTATCTTAACATGTGTTTGCATGCGTGGACAAACTTATAGTACATGTATTTGTTGGGGGTTAAATGCGAATTTGTGATGAGTCAGTTATTGTATTGTAATTTgtatgcattaaatgatgaaaTATTATATAGTGAAGGATTAAAAAACTTGGTTTGGTATTAATCGAAGTGTGACTAGCTTCTGCTGCTAATAAAATAACTATCTGTTTTTTCAGACACAAAGGCATGGGAAGTAGATACTTTGAGAGGGCACATGAATAATGTTTCATGTGTAATGTTCCATGCCAAACAGGATATCATTGTGTCAAATTCTGAAGACAAAAGTATTCGCATATGGGATGCAACAAAGCGAACTGGAATTCAAACATTTCGCCGAGAGCATGATAGGTTTTGGATTCTCGCTGCACATCCTGAAATGAATTTGTTAGCGGCTGGTCATGACAGCGGTATGATTGTTTTTAAGTTGGAGAGGGAAAGGCCTGCGTTCACGGTTAGTGGGGATTCTTTATTCTACACAAAAGATCGGTTCTTGTGTTTCTATGAATTCTCAACACAAAGAGATGTGCAAGTGCTTCCATTTCGACGACCGGGTTCCTTAAGCTTGAATCAAAGTCCAAAGACTCTTTCCTATAGCCCAACTGAAAATGCATTTCTTTTGTGTTCAGATGTAGATGGTGGATCTTATGAGTTGTATTGCATATCAAAGGATGGTTATGGTAGGGGAGATGTGCAAGATGCAAAAAAAGGTCATGGGGGATCTGCAGTCTTTGTTGCTCGTAATCGATTTGCCGTGCTTGAGAAGAGCACCAATCAAGTCCTtatcaaaagtttgaagaacgaTATTGTTAAAAAGAGCGCCCTTCCAATTGCCACTGATGCTATATTCTATGCAGGAACAGGCAACTTACTTTGTAGGTCTGAGGATAGGGTTGTTGTGTTTGATCTTCAAcagaggattgttcttggtgaTCTCCAGACCCCTTTTATCAAATACGTTGTCTGGTCTAATGACATGGAACATGTTGCTTTGCTAAGCAAGCATGCCATTATAATAGCTAGCAAGAAGCTTGTGCACCAATGCACTCTCCATGAAACAATCCGTGTAAAAAGTGGAGCTTGGGATGACAATGGTGTTTTCATTTATACTACACTAAATCACATTAAATATTGTCTTCCCAATGGAGACAATGGGATTATAAAAACACTGGACGTTCCAATTTATATCACAAAGGTTTCAGGAAACATAATCTTCTGTTTGGACCGGGATGGAAAGAGCCGAGTAATAACTATTGATGCAACTGAATATATTTTTAAGCTTTCCCTCTTCAAAAAAAAATATGACCATGTTATGAACATGATAAGGAACTCTCAACTCTGTGGGCAGGCCATGATTGCTTATCTTCAACAGAAGGGCTTTCCTGAGGTGGCCCTGCattttgtgaaagatgaaaaAATTCGGTTCAACTTGGCTTTAGAAAGTGGTAACATTCAAATTGCAGTTGCATCAGCCACTGCAATTGATGAGAAAGACTACTGGTATCGATTAGGGGTTGAGGCTCTTCGCCAGGGTAATGCTGGCATAGTAGAGTATGCATATCAGAGGACAAAAAATTTCGAGAGGTTGTCTTTCCTTTATCTTGTAACGGGCAACTTGGAGAAACTTTCAAAGATGTTGAAAATTGCTGAAGTGAAGAATGATGTAATGGGCCAGTTTCACAATGCCTTATATATGGGCGATGTTCGAGAACGTGTCAAGGTCTTGGAGAATGTGGGCCATTTGCCTCTTGCTTACATCGCTGCATCAGTCCATGGGTTGCAGGATGTTGCTGAACGGCTTGCAACTGAACTTGGAGATAATGTTCCATCTTTGCCTGAGGGGAAAGTGCCGTCTCTCTTGATACCTCCTTCACCCGTCATGTGTGGAAGTGATTGGCCCCTTCTTAGGGTTATGCGAGGCATGTTTGATGGCGTGTTTGACAACACAGGTCGGGGAGTTGACGAAGAAGAAGAGTACGATGCTGCTGATGGAGACTGGGGTGAGGGGCTTGACATAGTTGATGTGGATGCCTTGCAAAATGGAGATGTTGCTGAAATTTTGGAACATGGAGAAGTGGCtgaagaaaatgatgaagaagGTGGATGGGATATGGAAGATTTAGAGCTGGGCCCCGAAGCTGACACCCCAAAGGCTTCTATTGGCACACAGTCTTCCGTTTTTATTGCCCCGACACCTGGCATGCCAGTAAGCCATATATGGGTGCAGAAATCATCACTTGCTGCTGAGCATGCAGCTGCTGGAAATTTCGATACTGCAATGAGGTTGCTGAACCGACAACTTGGGATAAGGAATTTTGCCCCCTTAAAATCCATTTTTCTTGATCTTCATACTGGCAGTCATTCCTATCTGCGTGCATTTTCATCTGCTCCAATCATATCACTTGCAGTTGAAAGAGGTTGGACCGAGTCATCTAGTACAAATGTGAGAGGCCCCCCAGCACTTCCTTTCAAATTGTCTCAGCTGGATGAAAAGCTTAGAGCTGGTTATAAGTTTTTTACTGCCGGAAAATTCACCGAGGCTCTCAAGACATTTGTTAATATTCTTCATACAATTCCTTTGATTGTGGTAGAGTCAAGGAGGGAAGTGGATGATGTGAAGGAACTGATTATCATAGTCAAAGAGTATGTTTTGGGTCTGCAGATCGAGCTGAAGAGGAGAGAAACTAAGGACAATCCAGTGAGACAGCAGGAGCTTGCTGCTTATTTCACTCACTGTAACCTTCAGGCGCCTCACTTGAGGTTAGCTTTGTTAAATGCAATGAGTGTCTGCTACAAAGCAAAGAACCTTGCCACCGCTGCTAACTTTGCTAGGAGGCTGCTTGAGACAAATCCCACCATTGAAAACCAAGCGAAGACAGCAAGGCAAGTGCTGGCAGCTGCGGAAAGAAATATGACTGATGCCACACAGTTGAACTATGACTTCCGAAACCCATTTGTTACTTGTGGGGCTACGTATGTGCCAATCTATCGAGGACAGAAGGATGTTGCTTGCCCATACTGTACTTCCCGTTTTGTGCCAAGCCAGGAGGGGCAGCTTTGTGCTGTTTGTGATATTTCAGTAATAGGTGCTGATGCTTCTGGACTGCTATGTTCACCTTCCCAGGTACGCTGATTGAGCTTAAGACCAGGAGCATtttatgaaattttgtttcaGGTCATTTTTCAGCACTAGATAGATCCCTATTGTTCAGTTAATATTTTCATGGGACTGTGGTAGAAGCAAGCAATAGTTAAGAGGAATTACTTTTTTGCTCTTCAGCATACTCTTTTGTTCAGTTGAAAGTGATTTTCAATGTAATAAATCCATTTCGTATCTTGAGGGTTGTTAGTTTTTCATACACAAGAAGGTGAAAGGTTGTACCTGGATCAAATTTATGGTTATAGGCTTTATGCGTTTTTTTGTTTGGCAAAGTACATAACACTTGTATTCAATTGGGCTTCAGTCCCTTGGTTACAAGAATCATATTTCTTTGTAAAAATTCTTTATTTGAGGGTCGGTGCGTGCGATTTACTTATGGCTTCTGGGTAAGGTTACTCACTGACCGCCCTATAGAATCTTACTTTCTATACCCGCTTTAAAAATTGTCTTTTGAAAAATTAGTGTGGGTAATGTTAGAAAGTGTAGAAGTTAATGTGAAATAGTGCACTTTTGGTTCCTTCATCTTGCACTGTTAGCTACCTGAGAGATAGCTGGTTGAACTCTGGCATTTTCGAGTAATATTAGAGAGCTAAGTAAGGGAGGCTTCTTACAATTTATAAAGATTTCAAATCTTGATTGATCAATGACCCTCTTCGGAATATATACAATTCTGCCCCATTTTATGATATTTTTTTGAATCTGTTATTTTCTATTTTTTGCCTGAATGTATCTCAACTTTACTTTCTGACTGAAAAATGTATCACCTTTACTTTCTGACTGAAAAATGTTCATTCAAATGTGAAACCAAGAATGCAATCAGTTTGTCAAATATCTAATATCCAACCCTTTCTTTAATATTGTCAAAGAAAGAAAAAGAGACGGGAgttatttattcataaaaaagACATCAATTAGTTTCTTGTAAACTAACAAGTTATATCTGAGACTTAATAGAATAAGTTTAAGAGTATGAGTCTATTTTTCCCCTTCAAAAGAAACATGAAGAATCAAGTTAGGCTCCAAGTTTGTTTGGGTGCAATTTTTGGTCCCTTGAACAAATAAAAAGGGATATATTATCCTTATGTCAAATTTTTTAAGCGTTATTAACCATGACAGGTCACTACAATTCTTTTTTTGGGGGGACAATCTGGTCTCTATTTAAATTTACAAAttgaaaattttcatttttcTACCTTTGGTTCCCTCTTTCTTTCtagttgttttgtaggttgcaCTGTGTTTTAAATTTCATATTTGTTTTGCTGGTTGTATGTTATTTTTACCACCGTGTTTTAGATTTTCATGTTGTatttgtttgaccatgtttgttTGTATTTCTAGTGCATGTCACtaacaaaaataagaaaaatatCATTTTAGTCTCTtataaatacaaaaaaaaaatcattttattCCTTCACACAACAAGAAAAAGTTTTTTTGATAGTGATAAACTAATAACATCAAGAAGTCCATCACATTTAGATAAGTAAGAATAAATAATGTCATTTAGGTTTGAATAGGTTATAGAAGCATAATTTTTTGTATTATAGATTCTTCCAAATAATTACATAAATATTTATTTCTTAATTATTGTTAAAAATAAACTCTAAACAATGTTGTTGAAGTGTTTAAGATGATTACTATTTTTCACAATTCTTCTCATTTTCCTTTTAAGTTTTTCTAAATTATTGTTAAAAATAAACTCTAAACAATGATGTTGAAGTAATTACATCTCTTTTAGTAGTCATCTAAACAATATTTATTCTTAATCATCTTACATAAATATTTATTTCTTAATTATTTAAAGAAGAATTATTTACACCTATTTAAAGGAGAATTTTGAATTTACTAAAAGGAGAATGTATGTTTaagattttttatttatttacttttaaGTTTTTACAATATCTTAATAAAAATTGTTTAGATAATAATTTTTGTATTTCTTAATTTTCACAATCCTTCATTCTCCCACAATTTTTCACAATTCTTCTCATTTTTTTCTTAAGTTTTTCTTTATTTTTGCTAAGATGATTATTAAAAGAGTAGAGTATGCTTGTTATTTGTTTCTCAAGCCTTCGATGAAGATGCAATTTTGAAACATTCAAAATTTCGAATATCTTGAGAGGAGTTTGATTAGTTGGTTAGACAAAGAGATTAAAGACGGTGAAAAATTAAAAGAATTAATTGATTTATTTCGGTACTTAACATTGCGAATGAGATCAACGAAGCACATTGTGCGTGGGAGTAAGCTAAAACTGACAATAATGTCTGTGTTATGATTCATGAACCATAAGATATTGTTTTCATGATTGTAATCTCTTATATATCTTTTAAGTGTTAAGTCCTTTTATTTGTTCTTTGTGTTGTTGTTTTAGGCGTGTTTGTGTTCATTTTGTTGTAACTGAAGGTTGTATTTAATATTAAATTTCTCGGTTACAAAAAAAATTACATATTAAGAGTGCATGCAATAATTATAATGTGGAGTTTGTTCCAAGATTGGGACAACGTGTCAGGTGTCCGTGTGTATCTGGACTGATGGCATATACCACATAATCTTACTATTTTGTCAGTCAAATCCATTCGATTCAAATACACGTGCTGTTAGCGCAACCttttttcttccttcgcatatTTTCGTTGTGTCAATTTACGTCCCCTTGATATGTAGATCAATATTAATCATTTTCTACCACCGAGAAGCTGTTATTGTACACATTGAATATATTTATGAGTTTGTAAACGACGAATAAATGCTTGGAAGGGTCCTGACGAGCATATGAGCATgttgcaatgacatgggagcaaggcaTATAGAAGGCTTAAAATTTTCTACAATCGCACCAACATCTATTTGTTCGACCCGATAGTATCCCTTTGACCCGTAAGCCAACTAACACGACCAAACTACGACGACATGAGCACAAAACTCGATTACGACAACGCGTTCCAACCTAGATGGAGAAAGATGATAAATTTTATGGATAAAATTAATATCCCTGGGACCTTGCACCAAACACCTCAGATGAATCTTGGGAGGTATCAAACACCTCAGATGAATTGCTGGAGGCCTCAACAGCGAAGGGCACCACCGAGATGTGGAACCGGTGGTCGTTATGATTAAGCGGGTCGTTAAAATATGTGTACATAATTTTTCTGCATGTAATTctatttaaattaaataatattagtatttaatttttttatttcccaattttttaaatatttaattgtaaatttaaataaataaaaaatgcaaTTACACATAAGCGTCAGATCTATTGGCGTCTCCCTTTGTCCTACAACACTGACGCTAttggaaatccaccacaatctataaagaatttcaatcaatcttgatgaacaagattgttatcaaccacacaatgacaatgaaaagaaaagaacaattgagaaagaaagaaaagaacgttggagaagaagaaaaatattttctGCAGAGTTTTTTCTCTGTCCATAACCTATGGAAAACTTTTTTATTCACTTTACAACTGCAAAATtttgtgaatacaatgttatgaattCTTTCTTCTCTTCATACCAGAATAAAGGTtactctctctatttatagatttaggttagcttACTGCCTAAGGCAAAActcaaaactataaaagcccaaaatagttaacactatTAAAAATAAGCCTAAGTCAAAATCCTGTGTGAAGaaacatgcttcgacacttcgacacactaatacaactcgacATACTAGGTGATTCAACACTtccttgttctgtcgagcaacctacttcgacacaaggaattacaattcaacacaccatCTAATTCATTGTGcctaagctatctacattcatcatagctcttagtcttctagacacttcgacctgcactccttttgtcatgatgtctgcaatctgattctcagttctgcagtgttctACATTCATCTTCCCATATACTACATGCcctcgaagataatggaacctcatttcgatgtgcttgcttcaACCATGTGCTATCCGATTCTTTGCCAAATTGATAACTGATATGCTGTCGATCTTCATGATAATTGCTCAATGACTCTTCactgttatctcttcgaccaaattcaTCATCCACGTTActtgacatgcacaaagggaaacaactatgtattctgcttcgcacgatAATAATGCCATTATTGGATCCTTTCTTGAACTCCAAGTAGTTGGTGCAacacctagcataaacacatagccaaatatggattttcgatcctcagcatcactacaccaacttgagtcggtgtatcccactagtttgcattcttttccttcatcagctaCAGGAAACAAAATTACAGGAAACAAAATTAcataagcaattcactcttgctttTTCTTATATATACTCCATATtcagttgtgcacttcacaaattcattctcccttagaaagccatctatcttcttgttccaagctcttggagcttgtttaagtctGTACAGGGCTCTATGCAGCGTGGtcacctttctttcttcgccttgtttcacaaacccaactggttgtgcaacataaacttcttcttctaagggtCAACTCAGGAATTCACATTTCATATCCATCTGACACATCTCctagttgttcatgtttgctagaccaacaaccacctgattgttttgatcctagcaacaggtgaaaaaacttcgtcgaagtcgattccttctttctgaagaaatcattttgccacaagtctcgccttgtgtcgagtcacttctaATTTGGGATTtaacttcaccttgtatacccacttcacatcgattgccttcttgtcttggggtAATTCGgcaagtgaccaagtgttgttgacttcgattgacttcagttctctgttaattgctttcacccactttgAATTTTTCAATGCTTCAACTACATTGATtggttcgacatctgcgtagaaaaCATAGTGTACCATCccaccttcttcattgaccacatcatctggTGTAATCACACATTATTGCAACCTTGCAGGCACGTGTCTTGTTCTTTAAGGTatgcttgggcctgcttcacctctgacttcttaTCGAACTTCgctttcgacttcactagctggttcatcacataagattctcattgaatccttcttaacattctcagtccaatcccattccttaagctcatttATGATCACGTGCCTactgatcaccacttgcttgttcactgggtcgaataacttgtatcctccagtcgaatgatatcctatcaggatcatctgactcgacctatcatcaagttttcttctcaactgatctgacacatgtctgtgtgctatagatccaaacaccttcagatgactcaagctaggcttgacaccagaccaacattcttctagcatgattccttctagcttctttgTCAGACATCTATTCAAGACatatgttgcagtcgacacaacttctccctataattctttgggtatatgctttcctttcaacatacttctcactatattcataatggttctattcttcctttctacgaCTCCATTATattgtggagtgtagggtggaaccacctcatgcataatcccttctttcacacataatgcgtTGAAGTCTTTCGACTgctttgtctttcgaccatagatttaaacttggcaacctcgatcacttcacttttcttcttgatcaggtaagtccatCATTTccgactgaaatcatctatgacTGTAACAAtgtatttgttacctccaatcaaatccacctggataggaccacatacattagagtatatgacttcaagaattgccttcgacctacttcctgcatccttactgaagttgttcttgtgctactttgcctgcacacatttttcacacacttcatttggaatgtcgatttatggtaatcctgaaaccatatttcttctcttcaaatcgctgatgtctttgaaattgatatgaccaagtctataatgccatatccattcatctttattggctgttgttgcaaggcacttatgctccatcacattaagctcaatcttgaaggttctagTATGAGACACTGGAGCCTTCAAGAGAACCTTtcatttgagtcgagaactcttatcatcttgtctttgatcgacaccttgtagttcttttctACTAACTtccctatgctgagcaaattactcttcatgtCTGGTATGTACACAattgaaattactgacctcttaccatctttcctcataatcagaacatcactaacaccttcagctgctagagtattgtcatttacaaatttcaccatgttcttcattgagggatttatgttgacaaaccaatcgTTACTTCCAaacatgtgtgatgagcatcatgagtccaagtaccattagtccttgaatctctcttcatctctcattgtaaccatcagcaacatctcttctttttcatgtttcgccagctttgcataagtttcttgattcttctacttttctggacaatcactatAATAGTGACCGTtcttctgacaattgtaacactgaatgtgacttttgtctGACTTTTGGCCATCACCTattcctctacctgcaacaccacctctttggttgccttggttccatGGTTTTCTatgattcgaccagtttccttcttgctgattttgaccagtcgagttgttgtagcctcctctgcctttgtttcTGTTCCAGTTTCctttgcctttcctttcttttgctgattgcgcctacaaagccatatcactcttcgactttcctacaactctttcatccattctttgttcatgatattcaagcgtcccttgaagctcttcctttgtcacttttgacaaatctttcgactcttctatgaCTCATACCACTTGGTCtaactttggagccaatgacctcaagatctttccaacaatagatcttgatgtaaacacttctccatataccttgatttgattcatCAATTTCGTAACCTTAATGAAGGAATCAATTATGCTTTCATtatcttccatctgaagcaattcatacgtccttttgtgagtttgtaacctcacctctttcaccttctccgcgcctccaaacgacttctcaagaatttcccatgctt is a window of Lathyrus oleraceus cultivar Zhongwan6 chromosome 6, CAAS_Psat_ZW6_1.0, whole genome shotgun sequence DNA encoding:
- the LOC127096979 gene encoding coatomer subunit alpha-2; protein product: MLTKFETKSNRVKGLSFHPKRPWILASLHSGVIQLWDYRMGTLIDKFDEHDGPVRGVHFHNSQPLFVSGGDDYKIKVWNYKLHRCLFTLLGHLDYIRTVQFHHESPWIVSASDDQTIRIWNWQSRTCISVLTGHNHYVMCALFHPKDDLVVSASLDQTVRVWDIGSLKRKNASPADDILRLSQMNTDLFGGVDAVVKYVLEGHDRGVNWASFHPTLPLIVSAADDRQVKIWRMNDTKAWEVDTLRGHMNNVSCVMFHAKQDIIVSNSEDKSIRIWDATKRTGIQTFRREHDRFWILAAHPEMNLLAAGHDSGMIVFKLERERPAFTVSGDSLFYTKDRFLCFYEFSTQRDVQVLPFRRPGSLSLNQSPKTLSYSPTENAFLLCSDVDGGSYELYCISKDGYGRGDVQDAKKGHGGSAVFVARNRFAVLEKSTNQVLIKSLKNDIVKKSALPIATDAIFYAGTGNLLCRSEDRVVVFDLQQRIVLGDLQTPFIKYVVWSNDMEHVALLSKHAIIIASKKLVHQCTLHETIRVKSGAWDDNGVFIYTTLNHIKYCLPNGDNGIIKTLDVPIYITKVSGNIIFCLDRDGKSRVITIDATEYIFKLSLFKKKYDHVMNMIRNSQLCGQAMIAYLQQKGFPEVALHFVKDEKIRFNLALESGNIQIAVASATAIDEKDYWYRLGVEALRQGNAGIVEYAYQRTKNFERLSFLYLVTGNLEKLSKMLKIAEVKNDVMGQFHNALYMGDVRERVKVLENVGHLPLAYIAASVHGLQDVAERLATELGDNVPSLPEGKVPSLLIPPSPVMCGSDWPLLRVMRGMFDGVFDNTGRGVDEEEEYDAADGDWGEGLDIVDVDALQNGDVAEILEHGEVAEENDEEGGWDMEDLELGPEADTPKASIGTQSSVFIAPTPGMPVSHIWVQKSSLAAEHAAAGNFDTAMRLLNRQLGIRNFAPLKSIFLDLHTGSHSYLRAFSSAPIISLAVERGWTESSSTNVRGPPALPFKLSQLDEKLRAGYKFFTAGKFTEALKTFVNILHTIPLIVVESRREVDDVKELIIIVKEYVLGLQIELKRRETKDNPVRQQELAAYFTHCNLQAPHLRLALLNAMSVCYKAKNLATAANFARRLLETNPTIENQAKTARQVLAAAERNMTDATQLNYDFRNPFVTCGATYVPIYRGQKDVACPYCTSRFVPSQEGQLCAVCDISVIGADASGLLCSPSQVR